One window from the genome of Ignavibacteria bacterium encodes:
- a CDS encoding response regulator, with translation MNKVKTIIIDDEVLAREVIKKYLSTNSSVEIVGECSNGFEGIKAISESQPDIVFLDIQMPKINGFEMLELIEDPPAIIFTTAFDQYAIKAFEVNAVDYLLKPFSEERFKSAVEKAISRLNNKDENQKQISDIINHVDSSNEALTRVIVKTGSKINIIPIEKLNWLEAQDDYVMLHTSEGKFLKQKTMKFFDENLEPEQFIRVHRSYIVRISFIKQVELFEKESYKVILHDGNKIPVSKSGYSKLKEILH, from the coding sequence ATGAATAAAGTAAAAACGATAATTATTGATGATGAAGTTCTTGCACGGGAAGTAATTAAAAAATATTTATCGACCAACTCATCGGTCGAAATTGTGGGGGAGTGCAGCAATGGATTTGAAGGAATAAAAGCAATTAGTGAATCGCAGCCAGATATTGTTTTTCTCGACATTCAAATGCCTAAGATTAATGGATTCGAAATGCTCGAATTAATTGAAGATCCACCAGCAATAATCTTCACAACTGCATTTGATCAATATGCAATAAAAGCATTTGAGGTCAATGCTGTTGATTATCTTCTAAAACCATTCTCTGAAGAGAGATTTAAAAGTGCGGTTGAAAAAGCAATTTCTCGGTTGAACAATAAAGATGAAAATCAGAAACAGATATCTGATATAATTAATCATGTTGATAGTTCGAATGAGGCACTAACTCGGGTGATCGTTAAAACCGGCAGTAAAATAAATATAATTCCAATTGAAAAGCTTAATTGGCTTGAAGCACAAGACGATTATGTTATGCTTCATACTTCTGAGGGAAAATTTCTAAAGCAAAAAACAATGAAATTCTTTGATGAGAATCTTGAGCCAGAGCAGTTCATCCGTGTGCATCGTTCTTATATTGTAAGAATTTCATTCATAAAACAAGTTGAACTCTTTGAGAAAGAATCCTATAAAGTAATTCTACATGATGGAAATAAAATTCCTGTCAGCAAATCCGGATATTCGAAGCTGAAAGAAATTCTTCACTAA